In Polyangiaceae bacterium, the genomic window AACTGTACGACTACGCTGACCGGAAACAGATCTGGCTCGGAGATCCGCATCCATCGTGAAGGGGCGTGCAGACCCGGAGTCCCCCGAAGGCGCTCAACAGAAGCGGGGGGATGTTCGCAGACTGCGCCGCTGAGGTCAGGAGCCCGACGTTGGGTCGGCTGGCGGGAGCAACGGCTTCAGTGGCTCTTCGAAGTCGAGTATCCGCTGGGCTTTGATCACGAACCCGAGGTTGCTGGGAATGCTGGTCTTGGAGATCGCGCGCTGCTGCGTCGGCACATCGACGACTTGAATCGTGCCGTCGGCCATGTACTGCGGCCCGGCGTAGAGAACACCCAGCAGTTTGAACCGCGTGCCGATCACCGTACCCCCATCCTTCTTGCAGTACATGCCCTCGTTGAGCAAGAGGATCGGGGAGCCGCTTGAACCGGGAAAGCACGCGGCATCCACAACGAACTCACTGCGTCCGTTGTAGTCGAGTCTCGGGTGGGTCGCGCTGATACCCCTTCGGAAGATGGGCATGTTGTTCAGCGGATCCCAGATCCCCGCCGGGTAGCCGACCATGATGATGTCCTCTACCGTCGCCAAGTCATCGAGATCGGCGAGGGTGGGGATGAGCGATCGATCAAGAGGAATGATCCATATCTTCTTCCCCTTGGCTTCGGCTTCACGGTGAAGTGGGGCCGTCGGCATTATCGCCAGGTCAATTCCCTTGTCAGGGTGCCGAATCCACCGGGTCGCGAAGTCCGGCAACTCGACCGTGACGTGCTGGCCCGACGGGCCACCGGTACCGTCGTCCAAGTGCACTTGGAAGCGACCGACCTGCGCACCTTCGACGACATGCCAGTTTGTCACGATCGCTGGAATGTGGGTGGAGCCCCTCTCCAGAAACCGGAAGAAGAACCCGGTGCCGGTTCCGCGGCCCCCATCCTTGTAGTCGCACTCGATCCGCACCGTGCTGTAGCTGAGCTTCTCGGTAATCGAAACCGGCAAGGCCATCTTCCTGTGGGGAGACTAGCACGCCGCAGCGCTCCGCTCGGTCGGTTGCCGCCATTCTCTGAAAGGTTTCGGCCTCGATCTCGGCAACTCCGATCAGGCACCGGGGCAGTGGACCTCTCGCGCGCGGTCCGTCTTGCAGAGCTGCGACGCTCTGCGAGCAGTGCTCGGTTGTCGCTGCGCTCCAGACAGTCGCACGCGAGGCCGGTGATCAGGAGCGCGGGGAGATGGATATATTCCTTTGGCGAGGGAGGTGATGGTGGCCCAGGCCAAGGCCAAGCCTTGGCCTGAGAGGGAGGGATGCGACTCAAGTTCGAAACTCCCGAAGTCGAAATCACCGAACCGCTCGCGTCCCAACAGATGGGCATCCGCGAGCAAGACATGCACATCGTTTTGGATCTCTTGCGCAACAAGTTGTACAAGGATCCAATCAGGGCCTGCGTTCGTGAGTATCTCTGCAACGCACGAGATGCTCACCGTGAAGTTGGTACGCCGGAGAAACCTGTCAGGGTTACGTTGCCGACCGAGCTGGCGCGACAGATCGAGTTCAAGGACGAAGGGCCTGGCATCTCTCCGCGACGAATGGGCGACATCTTCCTGAACTATGTCGCTGCGCTCCGAGCCAAGGCTCCTGGCGCGTCTACCAAGCGTCGCTTCATCGAGGTCACGCCATGAACGACGACACCGAAGGCGCG contains:
- a CDS encoding trypsin-like peptidase domain-containing protein is translated as MALPVSITEKLSYSTVRIECDYKDGGRGTGTGFFFRFLERGSTHIPAIVTNWHVVEGAQVGRFQVHLDDGTGGPSGQHVTVELPDFATRWIRHPDKGIDLAIMPTAPLHREAEAKGKKIWIIPLDRSLIPTLADLDDLATVEDIIMVGYPAGIWDPLNNMPIFRRGISATHPRLDYNGRSEFVVDAACFPGSSGSPILLLNEGMYCKKDGGTVIGTRFKLLGVLYAGPQYMADGTIQVVDVPTQQRAISKTSIPSNLGFVIKAQRILDFEEPLKPLLPPADPTSGS